The following coding sequences lie in one Aspergillus puulaauensis MK2 DNA, chromosome 3, nearly complete sequence genomic window:
- a CDS encoding cysteine-rich secreted protein (COG:S;~EggNog:ENOG410PRIH;~SECRETED:SignalP(1-19)), giving the protein MRLSLLSIAVLLRSHLAYAEKVPVKEIGESFKIDGDKVTWPDGPFTGSLACTGPDKVLSMSANKKYGTCCPPGASLKGSPETEFHCCGEGHDVTGSKDVGFECCVEGSTFDGKTCKREETCPNGKQMVNGKCQCPSGQVEGPDGVCKPGKCESGVETGKCYYFTGLSGNYLTYNHAQYSETKLSKYIRPGKFQFCRDEKCTPGLPVNPSDEVNLKDLHGALPAATDGGQWLNNRQNGGHIGKTDDYDKAGKFSITKWPCGKYCLTGFSTGLTQACPDSSPGISLDTRATDSCIEYELMEVPCDIRDDTNNCIWDKGDQCCNKIDCSQKL; this is encoded by the exons ATGCGCCTCTCTCTACTCAGTATCGCCGTTCTTCTGCGCTCCCATCTCGCCTACGCCGAGAAGGTCCCAGTCAAAGAAATCGGcgaaagcttcaagatcgACGGGGACAAAGTGACATGGCCCGATGGTCCATTCACAGGAAGCCTGGCATGCACTGGCCCCGACAAGGTGCTAAGCATGAGTGCCAACAAGAAGTACGGCACCTGCTGCCCACCCGGGGCCAGCCTCAAGGGGTCCCCAGAGACCGAATTCCACTGCTGTGGTGAGGGCCATGATGTCACAGGCTCCAAGGACGTGGGCTTTGAATGCTGCGTAGAGGGCTCTACCTTTGATGGCAAGACGTGCAAGCGGGAGGAGACCTGTCCCAATGGGAAGCAGATGGTTAATGGGAAATGCCAATGCCCGTCAGGCCAGGTCGAGGGCCCAGATGGTGTCTGCAAGCCCGGGAAGTGCGAGTCCGGGGTTGAAACCG GGAAATGCTACTACTTCACCGGCCTATCCGGCAATTACCTGACATACAACCACGCCCAGTACTCCGAAACCAAACTCAGCAAATACATCCGCCCTGGCAAGTTCCAATTCTGCCGCGATGAGAAATGTACACCGGGCCTGCCCGTCAACCCCAGTGACGAGGTTAACCTCAAGGACCTGCACGGCGCCCTCCCAGCCGCAACGGACGGGGGGCAGTGGCTAAACAACAGGCAGAACGGTGGGCACATTGGCAAGACGGACGACTACGACAAGGCTGGTAAATTCTCGATTACAAAGTGGCCGTGCGGGAAGTACTGCCTTACTGGGTTTAGCACCGGTCTTACCCAGGCTTGCCCGGATAGTAGCCCTGGCATCAGCTTGGATACCCGAGCGACGGACTCGTGCATTGAGTATGAGCTCATGGAGGTGCCTTGCGATATTCGGGATGATACAAACAACTGTATCTGGGACAAGGGGGACCAGTGCTGTAACAAGATTGACTGCTCTCAGAAGCTCTAG
- a CDS encoding uncharacterized protein (COG:G;~EggNog:ENOG410PJKY;~InterPro:IPR005829,IPR005828,IPR003663,IPR036259, IPR020846;~PFAM:PF00083,PF07690;~TransMembrane:12 (i16-39o59-83i95-117o123-143i155-174o186-207i275-294o314-332i339-359o371-398i410-432o438-459i);~go_component: GO:0016020 - membrane [Evidence IEA];~go_component: GO:0016021 - integral component of membrane [Evidence IEA];~go_function: GO:0022857 - transmembrane transporter activity [Evidence IEA];~go_process: GO:0055085 - transmembrane transport [Evidence IEA]), whose amino-acid sequence MGGLQLNVDWKSNRMAIVYCLVAAIGALCYGYDTIYYTGIQGMPYFTQDYGEKGPDGEYSLGTTFLSLSASIIYVGEFVGSIIAAPINEYLGRRVVFLAASICIVVGAVVQACSFGSHAVFYVSRVLIGLGIGQFTATCLIYIGEIAPSAIRGPALMCFQFMQSISQLVGACVNQGTQSIESAQSYRIPMCLLVVLPGIMLLCLPFIPESPVWYMYKDKTEQAIKALCKINKSNRDYDPTTDLDIITEQVQTERELARDATWLSLLTDPVERRKLFYACGAMFVQQINGIQFWYTYGVVFAQSIGVADPFTINTIIYVLQIVTVSIAVVFGNKINRRTNLIVCSVGIFVSLIAVGGLGTTRGADGSFSRGIGIGIVVLAYINIIFYNFSIGTLSYSIASEMSVGRNRNKITSCAIGVFFVTVWLMVFTSPYMYYDGNLGPMIGFVYGGTTIFLLAYSWFCVGETAGRSNADIERLFQDRVPAREWKTYVISNEDGGVAKKRESKDEQIEMA is encoded by the coding sequence ATGGGAGGCCTTCAGCTCAATGTCGACTGGAAGTCGAACCGCATGGCCATCGTCTACTGTCTAGTGGCTGCCATCGGTGCGCTCTGCTACGGTTATGATACCATCTACTACACCGGCATCCAGGGCATGCCCTACTTCACCCAGGACTACGGCGAGAAGGGCCCAGACGGAGAATACTCGCTCGGCACGACATTCCTGTCTCTGTCTGCCAGTATCATCTACGTTGGCGAGTTCGTCGGCTCTATTATCGCTGCCCCCATTAACGAATATCTCGGACGCCGTGTGGTCTTCCTGGCTGCCTCCAtctgcatcgtcgtcggAGCCGTCGTGCAGGCCTGCTCATTCGGCTCGCACGCAGTCTTCTACGTCAGTCGAGTCCTGATCGGTCTGGGTATCGGCCAGTTCACTGCGACTTGCCTCATCTACATCGGAGAGATCGCTCCCTCCGCCATCAGAGGTCCCGCCCTCATGTGCTTCCAGTTCATGCAGTCCATCTCTCAACTCGTCGGAGCCTGCGTCAACCAGGGCACGCAGAGCATCGAAAGCGCCCAGTCCTACCGCATCCCCATgtgcctcctcgtcgtcctccccgGCATCATGCTCCTCTGCCTCCCCTTCATCCCCGAGAGCCCCGTCTGGTACATGTACAAAGACAAGACCGAGcaggccatcaaggccctCTGCAAAATCAACAAGAGCAACCGCGACTACGATCCCACCACCGATCTCGACATAATCACCGAGCAAGTCCAGACCGAGCGCGAGCTGGCCCGCGACGCAACCTGGCTCTCCCTACTCACGGACCCCGTCGAGCGCCGCAAGCTCTTCTACGCCTGCGGCGCCATGTTCGTCCAGCAGATCAACGGCATCCAGTTCTGGTACACGTACGGCGTGGTCTTCGCGCAGTCAATCGGCGTCGCAGAccccttcaccatcaacaccatcatcTACGTCCTCCAGATCGTCACCGTCAGCATCGCCGTCGTCTTCGGAAACAAGATCAACCGCCGCACAAACCTCATCGTCTGCTCGGTGGGTATATTCGTCTCCCTAATCGCAGTCGGCGGACTAGGTACTACCCGTGGAGCAGACGGGTCTTTCTCGCGCGGCATCGGGATTGGAATTGTCGTGCTCGCGTACATCAATATCATCTTTTACAACTTCTCCATCGGAACGCTGTCCTACTCCATCGCGTCTGAAATGTCCGTCGGCCGCAACAGGAACAAGATCACCTCGTGCGCTATCGGCGTCTTCTTCGTTACTGTCTGGCTCATGGTGTTCACCAGTCCGTACATGTACTACGACGGTAACCTGGGCCCCATGATTGGATTTGTCTACGGCGGTACGACAATTTTCTTGCTTGCGTACTCGTGGTTCTGTGTTGGTGAGACCGCTGGCCGTAGTAATGCCGATATCGAGCGCCTCTTCCAGGACCGTGTCCCTGCGCGTGAGTGGAAGACGTATGTTATTAGCAATGAGGATGGAGGTGTTGCCAAGAAGAGGGAGTCTAAGGATGAGCAGATCGAGATGGCATGA
- a CDS encoding uncharacterized protein (InterPro:IPR039327;~SECRETED:SignalP(1-21);~TransMembrane:1 (n3-14c21/22o277-297i);~go_process: GO:0006355 - regulation of transcription, DNA-templated [Evidence IEA]), with amino-acid sequence MEALGVAASIIQVAAVGLALAQTLYKFCDEASSSNEQVKDLAFYVRSTSLVLEEIGKVFEDEDQGSRPMISQNAIVTAKEIVEKCTGTFNDLQEIVDSAEQSALGVLKFTMKASRLKVLQFGLGEMRSNLQCMMQVIIYARLKAEPRSTFDESEQRRLIAELIAQQLRAAEEYNQTESRAADDNPNQISLSVESIPSLLSTNGAGILSASQLSPNNNSNGTVSQVGTPRANPPSIRDPGPYPAETENPQSPERHTSQPQPPAISTPTPTTKPKASTVYLNALSIVCCPCLVCFSCFARPRMKESASPTALRYDDGFGFGLDPPGPTAYPDPRREGHAGSIAELGGESDVDALVRMWTTLYN; translated from the exons atGGAAGCGCTAGGTGTAGCCGCATCCATAATACAGGTCGCAGCAGTCGGGCTCGCTCTAGCCCAGACGCTATACAAATTCTGCGACGAGGCATCATCCAGCAACGAGCAGGTAAAAGACCTGGCATTCTACGTTCGATCGACCTCGCTGGTGCTTGAGGAAATCGGCAAAGTAttcgaagatgaagatcAGGGATCGAGGCCCATGATTTCGCAGAATGCGATCGTGACGGCGAAAGAAATCGTGGAGAAATGTACGGGGACGTTTAATGATCTGCAGGAAATAGTTGATAGTGCTGAGCAGAGTGCCCTTGGTGTTTTGAAGTTTACGATGAAGGCGTCCAGGCTTAAAGTGCTGCAGTTTGGACTGGGGGAGATGAGGAGTAATCTGCAGTGTATGATGCAGGTTATTATTTATGCCAGGTTGAAGGCTGAACCGCG GTCGACATTCGATGAATCCGAACAGCGAAGATTGATAGCAGAGCTCATTGCACAGCAGCTGCGCGCTGCTGAAGAGTATAACCAGACAGAGTCTCGTGCAGCTGATGATAACCCCAACCA GATATCTTTAAGTGTTGAAAGCATCCCTTCGCTGCTCAGTACCAACGGGGCTGGTATTCTCTCCGCCTCCCAATTATCCCCAAATAACAACAGCAATGGGACCGTGTCACAAGTAGGAACTCCCAGGGCAAACCCTCCTTCAATCCGAGACCCAGGACCATATCCAGCCGAAACCGAAAACCCCCAGTCCCCAGAGAGACacaccagccagccacagccacctgcaatatcaacaccaacgccaaccACCAAGCCGAAAGCAAGCACAGTTTATCTCAACGCCCTATCCATCGTCTGCTGCCCATGCCTCGTCTGCTTCTCATGCTTCGCACGGCCTCGGATGAAGGAAAGTGCTTCACCGACGGCATTACGCTATGACGATGGATTTGGGTTCGGTCTTGACCCTCCTGGCCCTACTGCCTATCCTGACCCCAGGAGAGAGGGGCACGCGGGGTCTATAGCTGAGTTGGGTGGGGAGTCGGATGTGGATGcgttggtgaggatgtgGACTACGTTGTATAACTAG